In Streptomyces sp. NBC_01707, a genomic segment contains:
- a CDS encoding protein kinase family protein, producing MAERSTAAVDVADNSGDEPLTAKADEATTDGTTEAQDTEGVSPQDADGERSSSEAAAATPDLHSGHKLARRYRLEECVTRLDGFSSWRAVDEKLRRAVGVHLLPADHPRARSVLAAARSSALLGDPRFVQVLDAVEEDDLVYVVHEWLPDATELTALLAAGPMDAHDAYQLVSQVSQAMAAAHREGLAHLRLTPGAVLRSSTGQYRIRGLAVNAALRGITADGPQRADTEAIGALLYAALTQRWPYEIDAYGLTGLPKGVGLIAPDQVRAGVHRGLSELAMRALVNDGATASRQEQPCTTPDELAKAVAAMPRIRPPEPTFTAPPEYQRTTYQQGSYGRPPAGPGVPVTQPVLSTPPAPLESRTGKALKWAVSALLIAALGLGSWQLAETLLDRGKEKDDPGTTQTDPENGDKASPAPTKPLRLSGATEFMPSGSGIKQQDAPNAVDGKSDTAWITPRYDGYPNFGNLAPRRDGSGIVVDLGSVQNVRGIKVQLYRSGQKTEVLAAAEDASAPSSLSDFPQRLTKLTKAGSSLEETFTKPVRTRYVLIHVTELPPDGSAGSFRGGISEISVLG from the coding sequence GTGGCGGAACGTAGCACGGCTGCCGTCGACGTGGCCGACAACAGCGGTGATGAACCGCTGACCGCCAAGGCGGACGAGGCCACGACCGACGGGACGACAGAAGCCCAGGACACGGAGGGCGTAAGCCCCCAGGACGCGGACGGTGAGCGAAGCAGCTCTGAAGCCGCCGCAGCGACCCCGGACCTGCACAGCGGTCACAAACTGGCGAGACGCTACCGGCTGGAGGAGTGCGTCACCCGTCTGGACGGATTCAGCAGCTGGCGTGCTGTCGACGAGAAACTGCGCCGCGCAGTGGGTGTACATCTGCTCCCTGCGGACCATCCACGAGCCCGTTCCGTGCTGGCCGCGGCCCGGTCCTCCGCGCTGCTCGGGGACCCGCGTTTCGTGCAGGTCCTCGACGCGGTCGAGGAGGACGACCTCGTCTATGTCGTCCACGAATGGCTCCCCGATGCCACCGAGCTCACGGCTCTGCTGGCCGCCGGTCCGATGGACGCTCACGATGCCTACCAGCTGGTCAGCCAGGTATCCCAGGCCATGGCGGCCGCGCACCGCGAGGGCCTCGCGCATCTGAGGCTCACACCGGGCGCGGTGCTGCGGAGCTCGACCGGCCAGTACCGGATCCGCGGCCTCGCCGTGAACGCCGCCTTGCGCGGCATCACCGCCGACGGGCCGCAGCGCGCCGACACCGAGGCAATCGGCGCCCTGCTCTATGCCGCATTGACGCAGCGCTGGCCCTACGAGATCGATGCCTACGGTCTCACCGGGCTCCCCAAGGGTGTGGGGCTGATCGCGCCCGACCAGGTGCGGGCGGGAGTCCACCGCGGCCTCTCCGAACTCGCCATGCGCGCCCTCGTCAACGACGGGGCCACCGCCTCCCGGCAGGAGCAGCCGTGCACCACACCGGACGAGCTGGCCAAGGCGGTCGCGGCGATGCCCCGCATCCGGCCGCCGGAGCCCACCTTCACGGCTCCGCCGGAATACCAGCGCACGACCTATCAGCAGGGCAGCTACGGGCGTCCGCCCGCCGGCCCCGGTGTCCCCGTGACACAGCCTGTGCTGTCCACACCGCCGGCCCCGCTCGAGAGTCGCACCGGCAAGGCGCTCAAGTGGGCCGTGTCAGCCCTCCTCATCGCGGCCCTGGGCCTCGGCAGCTGGCAGCTCGCGGAGACGCTCCTCGACCGCGGCAAGGAGAAGGACGACCCCGGAACTACACAGACGGATCCGGAGAACGGTGACAAGGCTTCTCCCGCCCCCACCAAGCCGCTGCGGCTCAGCGGTGCGACAGAGTTCATGCCCAGCGGGTCGGGAATCAAGCAGCAGGACGCACCGAACGCCGTCGACGGCAAGTCCGACACCGCCTGGATCACCCCCAGGTACGACGGCTACCCGAATTTCGGGAACCTCGCGCCCCGCAGAGACGGCAGCGGCATAGTCGTTGACCTGGGCAGTGTCCAGAACGTCAGAGGCATCAAGGTCCAGCTGTACCGCAGCGGTCAGAAGACCGAAGTGCTCGCAGCTGCCGAGGATGCCTCCGCCCCGTCGTCGCTTTCGGATTTCCCGCAGCGCCTCACCAAGCTGACCAAGGCAGGAAGCAGCCTGGAGGAGACGTTCACCAAGCCCGTACGCACCCGCTACGTGCTGATCCATGTCACCGAACTCCCACCGGACGGGTCGGCAGGTTCCTTCCGTGGCGGAATCTCGGAGATCTCCGTACTCGGCTGA
- the murJ gene encoding murein biosynthesis integral membrane protein MurJ codes for MNAPYDGDRGQGAGGAGPSDGSATPSDPRRVDPAPDPYLQDAYNRDPYRAQDLSAQDPVAEVLYDRAAHPPPPPGTYQQPQPLYQQPPAAQYAPDPRIWAQTPPPEPAGPSRHLPYGEDAATTQFVGVDDLVTQASEGHEGPDAFAHLFRDQEGPAGPPVPPEPEPDPAPAPPKSGGRASSLLKSSAVMAAGTLVSRLTGFVRSLVITAALGAALLGDSFTIAYTLPTMIYILTVGGGLNSVFVPQLVRSMKDDEDGGEAYANRLLTLVMVALGVIVAIAVFAAPLLIHLMSSTIANDPAADNVATTFARYCLPTIFFMGVHVVMGQILNARGRFGAMMWTPVLNNIVMIFTFGMFIWVYGTSAESHMGVQTIPPEGIRLLGIGTLLGLVVQALAMIPYLREAGFRFRPRFDWKGHGLGKTVKLAKWTVLFVFANQAGVLVVTQLATAAGKASGRNGAGFLAYSNAQLIWGMPQAIITVSVMAALLPRISRAAHDNDPGAVRDDISQGLRNSAVAIVPVAFAFLALGVPMCTLLYSSSGTEAARSMGFILMAFGLGLIPYSVQYVVLRGFYAYEDTRTPFYNTVIVAGVNAAVSALCYVVLPAQWAVVGMAASYGLAYAVGVGIAWRRLRNRLGGDLDGAHVVRTYARLCLAAIPAAVIGGGVGFALLLGLGEGALGSLVALIFGGAALMGVFFVAAKRMRIEEINGMVGMVRGRLGR; via the coding sequence ATGAACGCGCCGTACGACGGTGACCGCGGTCAGGGTGCGGGCGGAGCCGGGCCCTCCGATGGATCCGCGACGCCTTCGGACCCGAGGCGGGTGGATCCCGCGCCGGACCCGTACCTCCAGGACGCGTACAACCGCGATCCCTACCGCGCCCAGGACCTCTCCGCCCAGGACCCGGTGGCGGAGGTGCTGTACGACCGCGCCGCACACCCGCCCCCGCCCCCGGGCACATACCAGCAACCGCAGCCGCTCTACCAGCAGCCGCCCGCGGCGCAGTACGCCCCCGATCCGCGCATCTGGGCGCAGACCCCGCCGCCCGAGCCCGCCGGTCCGTCCCGGCACCTGCCGTACGGCGAAGACGCGGCAACCACCCAGTTCGTCGGCGTCGACGACCTCGTCACCCAGGCGTCCGAGGGCCACGAGGGACCGGACGCGTTCGCGCACCTGTTCCGGGACCAGGAGGGGCCGGCCGGGCCCCCCGTTCCGCCCGAGCCCGAACCGGATCCGGCGCCCGCCCCGCCGAAGTCCGGCGGCCGGGCCTCCAGCCTGTTGAAGTCCAGCGCGGTGATGGCGGCCGGCACCCTGGTGTCCCGACTCACCGGATTCGTACGCAGCCTGGTGATCACCGCTGCGCTGGGTGCGGCGCTGCTCGGTGACAGTTTCACCATCGCGTACACGCTGCCGACAATGATCTACATCCTCACCGTCGGCGGCGGACTCAACTCGGTCTTCGTTCCACAGCTCGTCCGTTCCATGAAGGACGACGAGGACGGTGGCGAGGCCTACGCCAACCGTCTGCTGACCCTTGTGATGGTCGCGCTCGGCGTGATCGTGGCGATCGCCGTCTTCGCCGCCCCTCTGTTGATCCACCTGATGTCGAGCACGATCGCGAACGATCCTGCGGCCGACAACGTCGCCACCACGTTTGCCCGGTACTGCCTGCCCACCATCTTCTTCATGGGCGTGCATGTGGTGATGGGCCAGATCCTGAACGCACGCGGCAGGTTCGGCGCGATGATGTGGACCCCGGTCCTCAACAACATCGTCATGATCTTCACGTTCGGCATGTTCATCTGGGTCTACGGCACCTCGGCCGAATCCCACATGGGTGTGCAGACGATTCCGCCGGAGGGCATCCGGCTGCTGGGTATCGGCACGCTGCTCGGTCTGGTCGTCCAGGCCCTGGCGATGATTCCGTATCTGCGCGAGGCCGGCTTCCGCTTCCGTCCGCGCTTCGACTGGAAGGGCCACGGCCTCGGTAAGACGGTCAAGCTGGCCAAGTGGACCGTCCTGTTCGTCTTCGCCAACCAGGCCGGTGTCCTGGTCGTCACGCAGCTGGCGACAGCGGCCGGGAAGGCTTCCGGCAGGAATGGCGCGGGTTTCCTCGCCTACTCCAACGCCCAGCTGATCTGGGGAATGCCGCAGGCGATCATCACCGTCTCGGTCATGGCGGCCCTGCTGCCCCGTATCTCCCGTGCCGCCCACGACAACGACCCCGGCGCGGTCCGTGACGACATCTCCCAGGGGCTCCGCAACTCCGCCGTGGCCATCGTTCCGGTGGCTTTCGCGTTTCTCGCGCTCGGCGTCCCGATGTGCACCCTGCTGTACTCGTCCAGCGGCACCGAGGCGGCCCGGTCCATGGGCTTCATCCTGATGGCGTTCGGACTCGGCCTCATCCCGTACTCCGTGCAGTACGTCGTGCTGCGCGGCTTCTACGCGTACGAGGACACCCGCACGCCGTTCTACAACACGGTCATCGTCGCCGGGGTCAACGCTGCCGTCTCCGCTCTCTGCTACGTGGTCCTTCCGGCCCAGTGGGCGGTCGTCGGCATGGCGGCCTCGTACGGGCTGGCCTACGCCGTCGGCGTGGGCATCGCCTGGCGTCGACTGCGCAACCGGCTGGGCGGCGACCTGGACGGCGCCCATGTCGTGCGTACGTACGCCCGCCTGTGCCTGGCGGCGATCCCCGCAGCGGTCATCGGCGGTGGCGTGGGCTTCGCCCTCCTGCTGGGCCTGGGCGAGGGTGCCCTCGGTTCGCTGGTCGCGTTGATCTTCGGCGGGGCCGCGCTCATGGGGGTCTTCTTCGTGGCTGCGAAGCGCATGCGGATCGAAGAGATCAACGGCATGGTCGGTATGGTCCGCGGACGGCTCGGACGCTGA